The following are encoded together in the Mycteria americana isolate JAX WOST 10 ecotype Jacksonville Zoo and Gardens chromosome 2, USCA_MyAme_1.0, whole genome shotgun sequence genome:
- the RPSA gene encoding small ribosomal subunit protein uS2 has protein sequence MSGGLDVLQMKEEDVLKFLAAGTHLGGTNLDFQMEQYIYKRKSDGIYIINLKRTWEKLLLAARAIVAIENPADVSVISSRNTGQRAVLKFAAATGATPIAGRFTPGTFTNQIQAAFREPRLLVVTDPRADHQPLTEASYVNIPTIALCNTDSPLRYVDIAIPCNNKGAHSVGLMWWMLAREVLRMRGTISREHPWEVMPDLYFYRDPEEIEKEEQAAAEKAVTKEEFQTEWTAPAPEFTAPPQPEVADWSEGVQVPSVPIQQFPTEDWSAQPATEDWSAAPTAQATEWVGTATEWS, from the exons ATGTCCGGAGGTCTCGATGTCCTGCAGATGAAGGAGGAGGATGTCCTCAAATTCCTCGCTGCCGGGACCCACCTGGGAGGCACCAACCTTGACTTCCAGATGGAGCAGTATATCTACAAAAGGAAAAGCGATG GTATTTACATCATAAATCTGAAGAGGACCTGGGAAAAGCTCCTCTTGGCAGCCCGTGCCATTGTTGCCATTGAGAACCCAGCTGATGTGAGCGTCATTTCTTCTAGAAATACTGGACAG CGTGCTGTTCTGAAGTTTGCTGCTGCTACTGGGGCTACTCCTATTGCTGGACGTTTCACCCCTGGTACCTTCACAAATCAGATCCAAGCGGCTTTCCGTGAGCCACGACTCCTGGTCGTTACCGACCCCCGGGCTGATCATCAGCCACTGACGGAGGCATCTTATGTCAACATCCCCACCATTGCGCTGTGCAACACCGACTCCCCGCTGCGTTATGTGGATATTGCTATTCCATGCAACAATAAG GGAGCCCATTCAGTGGGTCTGATGTGGTGGATGCTGGCTCGGGAGGTCCTGCGCATGCGTGGCACCATCTCCCGTGAGCACCCATGGGAAGTCATGCCTGACTTGTACTTCTACAGGGATCCTGAGGAG ATCGAAAaggaggagcaggctgctgctgagaaagcagTTACAAAGGAGGAGTTCCAGACAGAATGGACGGCCCCAGCTCCTGAATTCACTGCTCCTCCTCAGCCCGAGGTTGCAGATTGGTCTGAGGGAGTGCAGGTCCCCTCTGTGCCCATCCAGCAGTTCCCCACAG AGGACTGGAGTGCCCAGCCTGCCACCGAGGACTGGtcagcagctcccacagcccAGGCTACTGAGTGGGTTGGCACTGCCACGGAGTGGTCTTAA
- the SLC25A38 gene encoding mitochondrial glycine transporter isoform X3, whose translation MLWKPSPPLLRAQDVEDQVETLVMHPVLKAFVCGSISGTCSTLLFQPLDLLKTRLQTLQPAVNGPSRAGMVALLFRVVRTESLLGLWKGVSPSFARCIPGVGIYFSTLYMMKQKFLVDRSPTALESVFLGATARAVSGICMLPVTVVKTRYESGRFGYGSVYGALKNIYQTEGARGMFSGLTATLLRDAPFSGIYLMFYTQTKNFTPQDQLDPVLMPLLNFGCGIFAGILASLVTQPADVIKTHMQLSPQKYRSTSQAIAFIYKDLSLAELTSASTGFCKPME comes from the exons ATGCTCTGGAAACCCAGCCCTCCTCTGCTCCGGGCCCAGGATGTGGAAGATCAAGTGGAAACACTAGTG atgCATCCAGTCCTAAAGGCCTTCGTGTGTGGCTCCATCAGCGGGACTTGCTCCACACTCCTCTTCCAACCCCTTGACCTGCTGAAAACCCGCCTGCAAACTCTGCAGCCTGCTGTGAATGG GCCCAGTCGTGCTGGGATGGTAGCCCTGCTCTTTAGGGTTGTTCGCACTGAGAGTCTTCTGGGGCTCTGGAAAGGTGTCTCTCCA TCCTTTGCGAGATGTATTCCTGGGGTTGGGATTTACTTCAGCACTTTGTACATGATGAAGCAAAAGTTTCTAGTAGACCGCTCACCCACAGCCCTGGAGTCTGTCTTTCTGGGTGCCACTGCACGTGCAGTATCCGGGATTTGCATGTTGCCAGTGACTGTAGTGAAGACCCGATATGAG AGTGGAAGATTTGGCTATGGGAGTGTATATGGAGCTCTGAAGAATATCTATCAGACTGAAGGGGCTCGTGGCATGTTCAGCGGGCTCACCGCAACACTGCTGCGGGATGCACCCTTCTCTGGTATCTACCTGATGTTCTACACACAGACCAAAAACTTCACACCTCAGG ACCAGCTGGATCCAGTGCTAATGCCGTTGCTGAATTTTGGCTGTGGGATCTTTGCAGGAATCTTGGCCTCACTGGTAACACAGCCTGCTGATGTCATCAAAACACACATGCAACTGTCCCCCCAAAAGTACCGCAGCACAAGCCAGGCCATTGCCTTCATCTACAAG gaCCTGAGCCTGGCTGAGCTGACTTCTGCAAGCACAGGCTTCTGCAAGCCCATGGAGTGA
- the SLC25A38 gene encoding mitochondrial glycine transporter isoform X4: MHPVLKAFVCGSISGTCSTLLFQPLDLLKTRLQTLQPAVNGPSRAGMVALLFRVVRTESLLGLWKGVSPSFARCIPGVGIYFSTLYMMKQKFLVDRSPTALESVFLGATARAVSGICMLPVTVVKTRYESGRFGYGSVYGALKNIYQTEGARGMFSGLTATLLRDAPFSGIYLMFYTQTKNFTPQDQLDPVLMPLLNFGCGIFAGILASLVTQPADVIKTHMQLSPQKYRSTSQAIAFIYKDFGLVGFFRGGVPRALRRTLMAAMAWTVYEQMMEKMGLKS; this comes from the exons atgCATCCAGTCCTAAAGGCCTTCGTGTGTGGCTCCATCAGCGGGACTTGCTCCACACTCCTCTTCCAACCCCTTGACCTGCTGAAAACCCGCCTGCAAACTCTGCAGCCTGCTGTGAATGG GCCCAGTCGTGCTGGGATGGTAGCCCTGCTCTTTAGGGTTGTTCGCACTGAGAGTCTTCTGGGGCTCTGGAAAGGTGTCTCTCCA TCCTTTGCGAGATGTATTCCTGGGGTTGGGATTTACTTCAGCACTTTGTACATGATGAAGCAAAAGTTTCTAGTAGACCGCTCACCCACAGCCCTGGAGTCTGTCTTTCTGGGTGCCACTGCACGTGCAGTATCCGGGATTTGCATGTTGCCAGTGACTGTAGTGAAGACCCGATATGAG AGTGGAAGATTTGGCTATGGGAGTGTATATGGAGCTCTGAAGAATATCTATCAGACTGAAGGGGCTCGTGGCATGTTCAGCGGGCTCACCGCAACACTGCTGCGGGATGCACCCTTCTCTGGTATCTACCTGATGTTCTACACACAGACCAAAAACTTCACACCTCAGG ACCAGCTGGATCCAGTGCTAATGCCGTTGCTGAATTTTGGCTGTGGGATCTTTGCAGGAATCTTGGCCTCACTGGTAACACAGCCTGCTGATGTCATCAAAACACACATGCAACTGTCCCCCCAAAAGTACCGCAGCACAAGCCAGGCCATTGCCTTCATCTACAAG GACTTTGGGTTGGTCGGCTTTTTCCGAGGTGGTGTGCCCCGTGCCCTCAGGCGGACTCTGATGGCAGCAATGGCATGGACGGTGTATGAACAGATGATGGAAAAAATGGGCTTGAAATCTTGA
- the SLC25A38 gene encoding mitochondrial glycine transporter isoform X1, giving the protein MLWKPSPPLLRAQDVEDQVETLVMHPVLKAFVCGSISGTCSTLLFQPLDLLKTRLQTLQPAVNGPSRAGMVALLFRVVRTESLLGLWKGVSPSFARCIPGVGIYFSTLYMMKQKFLVDRSPTALESVFLGATARAVSGICMLPVTVVKTRYESGRFGYGSVYGALKNIYQTEGARGMFSGLTATLLRDAPFSGIYLMFYTQTKNFTPQDQLDPVLMPLLNFGCGIFAGILASLVTQPADVIKTHMQLSPQKYRSTSQAIAFIYKDFGLVGFFRGGVPRALRRTLMAAMAWTVYEQMMEKMGLKS; this is encoded by the exons ATGCTCTGGAAACCCAGCCCTCCTCTGCTCCGGGCCCAGGATGTGGAAGATCAAGTGGAAACACTAGTG atgCATCCAGTCCTAAAGGCCTTCGTGTGTGGCTCCATCAGCGGGACTTGCTCCACACTCCTCTTCCAACCCCTTGACCTGCTGAAAACCCGCCTGCAAACTCTGCAGCCTGCTGTGAATGG GCCCAGTCGTGCTGGGATGGTAGCCCTGCTCTTTAGGGTTGTTCGCACTGAGAGTCTTCTGGGGCTCTGGAAAGGTGTCTCTCCA TCCTTTGCGAGATGTATTCCTGGGGTTGGGATTTACTTCAGCACTTTGTACATGATGAAGCAAAAGTTTCTAGTAGACCGCTCACCCACAGCCCTGGAGTCTGTCTTTCTGGGTGCCACTGCACGTGCAGTATCCGGGATTTGCATGTTGCCAGTGACTGTAGTGAAGACCCGATATGAG AGTGGAAGATTTGGCTATGGGAGTGTATATGGAGCTCTGAAGAATATCTATCAGACTGAAGGGGCTCGTGGCATGTTCAGCGGGCTCACCGCAACACTGCTGCGGGATGCACCCTTCTCTGGTATCTACCTGATGTTCTACACACAGACCAAAAACTTCACACCTCAGG ACCAGCTGGATCCAGTGCTAATGCCGTTGCTGAATTTTGGCTGTGGGATCTTTGCAGGAATCTTGGCCTCACTGGTAACACAGCCTGCTGATGTCATCAAAACACACATGCAACTGTCCCCCCAAAAGTACCGCAGCACAAGCCAGGCCATTGCCTTCATCTACAAG GACTTTGGGTTGGTCGGCTTTTTCCGAGGTGGTGTGCCCCGTGCCCTCAGGCGGACTCTGATGGCAGCAATGGCATGGACGGTGTATGAACAGATGATGGAAAAAATGGGCTTGAAATCTTGA
- the SLC25A38 gene encoding mitochondrial glycine transporter isoform X2, with amino-acid sequence MPGREAEMHPVLKAFVCGSISGTCSTLLFQPLDLLKTRLQTLQPAVNGPSRAGMVALLFRVVRTESLLGLWKGVSPSFARCIPGVGIYFSTLYMMKQKFLVDRSPTALESVFLGATARAVSGICMLPVTVVKTRYESGRFGYGSVYGALKNIYQTEGARGMFSGLTATLLRDAPFSGIYLMFYTQTKNFTPQDQLDPVLMPLLNFGCGIFAGILASLVTQPADVIKTHMQLSPQKYRSTSQAIAFIYKDFGLVGFFRGGVPRALRRTLMAAMAWTVYEQMMEKMGLKS; translated from the exons ATGCCGGGGCGAGAGGCAGAG atgCATCCAGTCCTAAAGGCCTTCGTGTGTGGCTCCATCAGCGGGACTTGCTCCACACTCCTCTTCCAACCCCTTGACCTGCTGAAAACCCGCCTGCAAACTCTGCAGCCTGCTGTGAATGG GCCCAGTCGTGCTGGGATGGTAGCCCTGCTCTTTAGGGTTGTTCGCACTGAGAGTCTTCTGGGGCTCTGGAAAGGTGTCTCTCCA TCCTTTGCGAGATGTATTCCTGGGGTTGGGATTTACTTCAGCACTTTGTACATGATGAAGCAAAAGTTTCTAGTAGACCGCTCACCCACAGCCCTGGAGTCTGTCTTTCTGGGTGCCACTGCACGTGCAGTATCCGGGATTTGCATGTTGCCAGTGACTGTAGTGAAGACCCGATATGAG AGTGGAAGATTTGGCTATGGGAGTGTATATGGAGCTCTGAAGAATATCTATCAGACTGAAGGGGCTCGTGGCATGTTCAGCGGGCTCACCGCAACACTGCTGCGGGATGCACCCTTCTCTGGTATCTACCTGATGTTCTACACACAGACCAAAAACTTCACACCTCAGG ACCAGCTGGATCCAGTGCTAATGCCGTTGCTGAATTTTGGCTGTGGGATCTTTGCAGGAATCTTGGCCTCACTGGTAACACAGCCTGCTGATGTCATCAAAACACACATGCAACTGTCCCCCCAAAAGTACCGCAGCACAAGCCAGGCCATTGCCTTCATCTACAAG GACTTTGGGTTGGTCGGCTTTTTCCGAGGTGGTGTGCCCCGTGCCCTCAGGCGGACTCTGATGGCAGCAATGGCATGGACGGTGTATGAACAGATGATGGAAAAAATGGGCTTGAAATCTTGA
- the SLC25A38 gene encoding mitochondrial glycine transporter isoform X5, translated as MLWKPSPPLLRAQDVEDQVETLVMHPVLKAFVCGSISGTCSTLLFQPLDLLKTRLQTLQPAVNGPSRAGMVALLFRVVRTESLLGLWKGVSPSFARCIPGVGIYFSTLYMMKQKFLVDRSPTALESVFLGATARAVSGICMLPVTVVKTRYESGRFGYGSVYGALKNIYQTEGARGMFSGLTATLLRDAPFSGIYLMFYTQTKNFTPQGLWVGRLFPRWCAPCPQADSDGSNGMDGV; from the exons ATGCTCTGGAAACCCAGCCCTCCTCTGCTCCGGGCCCAGGATGTGGAAGATCAAGTGGAAACACTAGTG atgCATCCAGTCCTAAAGGCCTTCGTGTGTGGCTCCATCAGCGGGACTTGCTCCACACTCCTCTTCCAACCCCTTGACCTGCTGAAAACCCGCCTGCAAACTCTGCAGCCTGCTGTGAATGG GCCCAGTCGTGCTGGGATGGTAGCCCTGCTCTTTAGGGTTGTTCGCACTGAGAGTCTTCTGGGGCTCTGGAAAGGTGTCTCTCCA TCCTTTGCGAGATGTATTCCTGGGGTTGGGATTTACTTCAGCACTTTGTACATGATGAAGCAAAAGTTTCTAGTAGACCGCTCACCCACAGCCCTGGAGTCTGTCTTTCTGGGTGCCACTGCACGTGCAGTATCCGGGATTTGCATGTTGCCAGTGACTGTAGTGAAGACCCGATATGAG AGTGGAAGATTTGGCTATGGGAGTGTATATGGAGCTCTGAAGAATATCTATCAGACTGAAGGGGCTCGTGGCATGTTCAGCGGGCTCACCGCAACACTGCTGCGGGATGCACCCTTCTCTGGTATCTACCTGATGTTCTACACACAGACCAAAAACTTCACACCTCAGG GACTTTGGGTTGGTCGGCTTTTTCCGAGGTGGTGTGCCCCGTGCCCTCAGGCGGACTCTGATGGCAGCAATGGCATGGACGGTGTATGA